In Caldisericaceae bacterium, a single genomic region encodes these proteins:
- a CDS encoding sugar ABC transporter permease — MKKEIKEKLKHLYLHAYIIFWIIIALFPVLWIVSMSLNPINVLKPTTLTLIPKNASLSAYMKVLQKPYEAYPVPFVQLLFNSLFVAGGTAFLSVALAATAAYAFSRFSFPGRNIGLISFLVTQMLPATATLAPLFVILTLLHVRNSLFGLIIAYASGSVPFAIWNLKGYFDTVPKELEEAALVDGCDRNQAFLKVILPLSVPALAVTFLFGFMNGWMEWMLAWTFLTKPQNFTLAMTLYNMQGQWNTPWSQFAAFSLIISIPVMVVWFLLQRYIVSGLTLGAVKG, encoded by the coding sequence ATGAAAAAAGAAATAAAAGAAAAGTTAAAACATTTATACTTACACGCATACATCATTTTTTGGATTATTATTGCATTATTCCCAGTTTTATGGATTGTTTCCATGTCTCTTAATCCAATAAATGTTTTGAAGCCCACCACACTTACACTTATTCCTAAAAATGCGTCTTTATCGGCTTATATGAAGGTGTTGCAAAAACCATACGAAGCATATCCTGTGCCGTTTGTTCAACTACTTTTTAATAGCCTTTTTGTTGCAGGAGGGACTGCATTTTTATCAGTGGCTCTTGCTGCAACAGCTGCTTATGCCTTCTCAAGATTCAGTTTTCCAGGTAGAAATATTGGTTTAATCTCTTTTCTTGTAACACAGATGCTTCCTGCAACTGCAACACTTGCACCACTGTTTGTAATCCTTACTCTTTTACATGTAAGAAATTCTCTTTTTGGCTTGATAATCGCTTATGCATCTGGCTCTGTTCCTTTTGCAATATGGAATTTAAAGGGATACTTTGACACAGTGCCAAAGGAATTAGAAGAAGCAGCACTCGTTGATGGCTGTGATAGAAACCAAGCTTTTTTGAAAGTTATACTACCACTTTCCGTGCCAGCACTTGCAGTAACTTTTCTTTTTGGGTTTATGAATGGTTGGATGGAGTGGATGTTAGCATGGACGTTTTTAACTAAACCGCAGAATTTTACACTTGCAATGACTTTGTATAACATGCAGGGTCAGTGGAACACCCCTTGGTCACAATTTGCTGCATTTTCCCTTATTATTTCCATTCCTGTAATGGTTGTATGGTTCCTTTTGCAAAGATAC
- a CDS encoding sugar ABC transporter permease, producing MIDKSDIGMWEKLRRHRLAYYYILPSAIVMALITAFPILYQIWMSFTNFNITNLRNPHPDFVGLGNFIKIFTNKVPLENFNFWRIFAFDVFWTFSNVFLHVTIGISLAVALNTPRLALKKFYRTLLVIPWAVPSYISALIWKNMFDVDFGAVNQILSNILNMTVKIPWLTNPNAPIKIFPFLSYAFYADLITNVWLGFPFMMVVATGALQSIPHEIFEAAEIDGVNERGKFFKITLPLIRSAMLPAIMLGIVWTFNQFNVIYLVSGGGPLGTTEILVTQAYKIVNPGGLYGVASAFGLIVFFILLAITLITNRITRATE from the coding sequence ATGATTGATAAATCTGACATTGGTATGTGGGAAAAACTAAGGAGACATAGGCTTGCTTATTACTATATTCTTCCATCTGCTATTGTAATGGCATTAATAACTGCTTTTCCAATTTTATATCAGATTTGGATGTCTTTTACTAATTTTAACATTACGAATTTACGAAATCCTCATCCAGATTTTGTCGGTTTAGGAAATTTTATAAAGATTTTTACAAATAAAGTGCCTCTTGAGAATTTTAATTTTTGGAGGATATTTGCTTTTGATGTTTTTTGGACTTTTTCCAATGTATTTTTGCATGTGACGATTGGTATTAGTCTTGCAGTTGCCCTTAACACTCCAAGGTTAGCTTTAAAAAAATTTTATAGAACTCTTCTTGTAATTCCGTGGGCAGTTCCATCGTATATCAGTGCCCTAATTTGGAAAAATATGTTTGATGTAGATTTTGGTGCTGTAAATCAGATTCTTTCAAATATCCTCAATATGACTGTAAAAATACCTTGGCTTACAAATCCCAATGCCCCTATTAAAATCTTTCCGTTTTTATCTTATGCATTCTACGCGGATCTAATTACTAATGTTTGGCTTGGGTTTCCTTTTATGATGGTCGTTGCAACGGGAGCATTACAAAGTATCCCACACGAAATTTTTGAAGCAGCAGAAATCGACGGCGTTAATGAAAGAGGTAAGTTTTTCAAAATTACCTTACCATTGATTCGGTCAGCTATGCTTCCTGCAATTATGCTTGGCATTGTTTGGACTTTCAATCAATTCAATGTTATTTATCTTGTTTCAGGTGGTGGTCCTCTTGGAACAACAGAGATTCTTGTAACACAAGCATACAAAATTGTTAACCCTGGGGGCTTGTATGGTGTTGCAAGTGCCTTTGGATTAATTGTGTTCTTTATTTTACTTGCTATCACGCTTATTACAAACAGAATTACAAGAGCAACGGAGTAA